GAACAAACTGTTCGCCGGACCTTCTCCGTAAACGTTCCCGGTTCCCACCCTGTTGCAGCCAGTAGTCCTGTGTATGGAGGCCACTTGCATGACTTCTCTCGTCGCACTGCTGCTCTAAGGCACTCCAGGGCATGATTAAGTGATCATTGGCGGTACGCATGCATTGATCCTTCTCCTCCGCTGTTCTTCTATAGCCTTTCATTCAACGGAAAAAACATACCACTGCTCTGTAATGCAAAAGTTTGCAAGATTTTTTGGTTGCCCTTTTTAATCACTTCTCTTTCAGAGCGAACAGATGTTTTCAGCTAAGCTATGTGAGAACATAAGGAAGAGATCCTGCTTGTTTTAAGCACCGttctattacatatattttaaagtgtgGTCATGTGGTCAGTATTTCTTCCCTGTACTTTATAAACAGCAACCACCCTGGGACGGTTGGCACCCCTTGCAGAACTAATGAGATCACAGACTCCTGTGTACATGTCTCTTCATAGGTGCGTGTGGAGTCAGTGATGACAAGACGGGTGACCTAGAAGTATTCTGTTGCTTCCCAGAAGGCTGATGAGCCAGTGTCATGGCATGTTTGATGTCTGAGTCCCCAGTGTCATGACAGTTTCACTAGAATGTCAGTAAACAGCCCAACTACCTCATGTGAAATTGGCTGTGGACAATCTGTGTCAGATGAGACATGTATTTAAGGTTGATTTAATCTGGTTAGTAGATTGGACAAAATGATGTCtctctaaggaaaaaaacatgAGACCAGATGCCAAAGGCTACAATGTACATAGATTTCCttggattaattttttaagtcGGTGTTGAATTCCAGCCCCAGTATTCTTATCTTGAGTGTTTACGGTCTCATAGATCCACGCACTTTGAATACCTGTCACATGCAGTCTTGTGTTAACTGTTCTTGTCCTAAAGCATTTTGAATGAGCAGCATAATGACAATAGAAAGCAAGTGTCAAGTAGTttgttgatttgttcattttaatggGCCTTTACTTAGAATACAATGTGTTGGAGCCTTTGGGGACCAACCAGTGAATGAGAATTTCATGTTTGGTGTTCATGTAAAAACTGTCCAACTTCTTACTCTATATCTTGTGGGGagggttttactttttttgcaaaaatgtttgaaaacatctGTCAGATTTTATATTCGTTAGttataataaacttatttttaaagtattttatcaagtgcttctcttatttttaaagtattttttatcaAGTACATCTTCTAAAGATTTTTCTGTGCACTTCTGAATTGAATATGCCAGTAATAAGTCTCATTTGTGGAACACATACTGTTTGCCAGGCATCATTTTAAGCCCTTTACCAACAGTAACACATTTAATCCTCCTACTCTCTCTGTAAGGCCAGTACTGTTGTTATCCTCAgattacagatgagaaatgggTGCAGACTGAGGAAGCCCCTTGCCTAAGATCCCACAGCTGTTAGGGAGTAGAGCCAGGCTACAAACTCAAGCAGCCTAGCTCCGAAATCTTTGTAAAACTGGTTAAAACctaaacagaaattaattttgaagCATCAGAAGACCTCTTTAATGGCATTGCACTGGGTGTGCCTAGCATTCTAGAACCATTAGCTCCTTTCACAGTGGCTCTGTTCTTTGGCccagttttcattctgttttcagaaaaacCACAAACGCAGAACAGATAGATGAGTTTGCTATGCCTAATATGTGAGTGGCTGTGTGATTAAAAAGTTCACGTTCAACAGGCAATACTTTTTTCGAAATCATTTGATGCCAAAGTAGTGTTGCACCTGTTGGGTTTTCTCTCTTGTATGCTTGTTGGTGGATATTAAATACCTGTAGGTAGATGGGTCTGCATGGCTGGTGTGTGAAACCACACTGTCCACAGAGAAGCTTCCTGTCAATTGCCCGCATGAGGCCTCCTCTCCAGCCACCtctttatttgtacttttttaatgtttatttttgaaggaaagagagagcaggagcaagggaggggcagagagaaagggagacacagaatccgaagcaggctccaggctccgagctgtctgcccagagccaaacgtggagctcaaactcacaaaccacgagatcatgacctgagctgaagtcggacgctcaaccgactgagcctcccaggcgccccaaccagcCACCTCTTTAAATACATGATCTGAGCCAATTAGAAGCCAGGGAAGCAGGattgaaggaagagaagcaagcgAAGTTGTGGTAGGTCCTTGAGCGCAAGGTTCACGTGGACTCTGCTGGAGTGGCCGTGTTGGGCCACGTGCGAGAGAGAGNNNNNNNNNNggtgtcttcctctctcccatgcctctgcactgtcattgaTCGGGCCCCTCTAAACAGTGACTCTTGGTTAGACACCCTGATGTTACCCTAGTGGCCCagtgcctctccccagctcagaTGTGCAGAGCAGGGGGGCTTCTGCCCCCCAGATCTCTCAGCCTGTTTCTTGGGCTCATTCCAGATCCTTGAACATTTATGGGAGAGACTTATCTCGTCTTAAAGAGGTGCTAAAACAAATGTCCTCAcatgggaaaacaaacaaacaaacaaaaccaatataCCGTGTCTAGccttaagaaaaagtaaaacctaaAACCAGGTCCTTGGTGCATGTTGACATTGTGAAGCAATGCCACCTTAATGCATCCTAAGAGAAGGTGAGCTTTCCGAAAGCCTTTGCTTCCCAGTGATGGAGTGGTGGCTTTTCTGcgtgttcttttaatttttttttttttaatgtttgtttgtttttgagagagacagagacagagcgtgagcaggggaggggcagagagagagggagacacagaattcgaagcaggctccaggctccgagctgtcagcacagagcctgacgtggggctcgaactcacgaaccgtgagatcatgccctgagctggagccggacgctcaactgactgagccacccaggcgcccctctgtgtgttcttttaaagtcattttgtttcattctgttttgttgttgttgattttaaattcatttcatttggAAGTAAATTTACCATCACCCCCACTCTGCAGGCTGCTCTGGGTAAAGAATGTTTCATTGCAAGTCAATGGTTACAGATTATGCTTAATTAATCCTTCAGCCACAGCTGAAGGCAAAGCCAAGGATCATGCAAACCCTTGGTTTCTCCTCCCTGCTGCTTTAAaaccctccttccccagccctagAAGGGCTATGGAAATggttgggtggggcaggggtgggggagtggatATGGATCCCACTGCTTTTTTTTGCTACGCCCCAGCGGATCTGATGGTGAATTGAGCAGGTGAGACTATGGACCGAAAGCATGGGGGTTTCCCGTAGGGTAGGCATTTTCTCGTCCCCTTCAATGCGAGCAAATCGAGAACGAACGTGGGAATTTTACCCTGGAACAGAGGCCTTCCAATTTatggaatgcaaaaaaaaaaaaaaaaaaaaaaaaaaaacctttttggcTGTCTGTATTTCACACCGAGTGTAATAATGACTGTGTGTCtttgttctctcctctccctcgCCTGTGGGCGCGCAGCACGTGTGGAGTGAGAGCGAGGACTGCCTGCCCTTCTTGCAGCTAGCACAGGACTACATCTCCTCCTGCGGCAAGAAGACGCTCCACGAAGTCTTGGAAAAAGTCTTCAAGTCTTTTAGACCTGTAGGTGCCTGCTTGGCTTCCAGAGCCGGCTTCTTTTCTGCAGTGATTGTGCTGGGAATAACACGGGTGGTGGGGAAAGTGGGCAAGGCCTGGGGGTGactaattgtttttctcttgtctgcTTTGTGGCTTAAAGATAGCAGCtcggggagggagggtgagggcggagagggaggggggaacgGGATGTGACACAGCTGTTGGTTGCAGGAATGATGGTTATTTCTAGCATCACTTGAGTGAAGAGTCTCTGATAGGGTGGGAAGCAGACAGAGCCTCTATGAGACTTCTGAGTATTCCTGCTCTTGTCCAGTAGACTTAAGGTCACAATTTGTGGAAGCTATGGAGGTTCTCGTCCGTGGTGGGGGGTCTAGATTTGGGGGGCTGCCAGAAGGCTGTATACAGGATGTGCCTCCATATCTATAGGGTTGGAGAAGGAGGACATTGGATACTGGCTCTGGTCTTTTCTCTTCTGATAAACTCTCTTGTAGAGAGCTTGCTTCCTCCCCCGAGCTCCAACACAGGATTTAGGAATCTGTCTATTCCTGCTAGCTGACAGTTTGGTTTTGTTCCCGCTGAAAACATGTGAAGTGAATTCTCACCCCTGTTTTGAAGATTACCTATTTCCCTTTATCTTTATTGGAGGATAAAGTCAGATTACTGTTGTGATGACAAGTCCTCTGAGTTCCGCATCTCAGCCCACTGTGAATATGCTACACCTTCCATGGTATttgctctggattttttttttttttccaattcttttaaaatagtgtCTACTCCTCGGCTGCAGTTTTCAAGCTTGCCTTTCAGTTCCCTGAGCGTAGCAGGCCCGATCGCATGGCTGCGTCATAGACCACGTCTTGACATTCCAGcatctcaaggctcgtgagtcAGTTTGGCCATCTTTGGTCAACTGGCTGTCCCTCTTGGTATCTGGTTTCCTAGTGTGTTGGATTCTCTCTGTGTGCTGGTTATCGTATTTGAAAACTTGTATATAGGAATACATTGaggcccggggcgcctgggtggctcagtcggttgagcgtccgacttcggctcaggtcgtgatctcgcagtccgtgggttcgagccccgcgtcgggctctgtgcggaccgctcggagcctggagcctgcttcggattctgtgtctccctctctctctgcccctcccctgctcatgctctgtctctgtctctgaacaataaataaatgttagggggaaaaaaaaaaaaggaatacattgAGGCCTGAGGTGATGGCACCTTCCTCCAGAGAGGATTTTGATCTGTTTCTGCCAGGGCTTGGGGGTCCTATCACGTGAGACCACCTTCAAGCAATGCGAGATTTGTAGTTCTTGGAACTCTCCAGGTGATGAAAGGCCAGCAACTCTGGTTGTTTCTAGTTCGAGGGCTGTTGTAGTCCATGTAGACCGCGGTAACAAAATACCGGAACCTGGGTGCCTTGTAGACAACAGACATGTATTTCTCACAGGTGTGGAGGccgggaagtccaaggtcaaggtgccagcagactTGGTGTCTGGTAAGGGCCCACTTCCTAGACAGACAGCTGCTTTTGGCTGTaacctcacatggtggaaggagaGGAAGATCTCTCTAGGGCCTATTTATCAGGGCAccgatcccattcatgagggctctgcattcatgacctcatcacctcccaaagtccccacctcctaATCTGTCACCTCaagggttagggtttcaacaccTGACCTTTGCAGGGACACAGGCATTCTGACCATAACAGGTCTTTGAGACCTCAGCTCAAAGTGGGGATGGTTCGTCATAGCCTGCTCCTTTGGAAGACCCAGGGTTTGACTTCGGCCTCCCTAGCTGTTATAGCAGGCCAGGAATGCAGAAAAGTTGCTAGCCGTTTCTTACAGGTCCACAGATGCCCTCGGGACAAAAGCAGCTTTTATGTTTATCTCTCTAGGTTCTAATTCTTCCGTGTATTTAAGAAGGCATTTTTCGTCTTTATTCCAGCTTTTTTCTCTGAGGAAGAGTTGGGCCCCAACCACTCATCCACCATTACAAGAACTAGAATTTCAGTGGCTTCAGTCACTGTGTCTGATGTGTACCATTTGCCCAGGCAGTCCATTTTTTGGTTCTTCATTTTCTAAGCCTGTTTGGCTCACTCAGGATAGACGCGTGACTGAAAAGTATTGATGTAGCCCTCAATCGTGCAGtatatatttactgagtacctgacTGCTCTGGTCCTAACACTCGACTCAAACAGATGAAAATCTTATCCTTATATTCTAGCAGCGGTGGGGGGAAAGATAAAGAAGTCCAGCACATAATGTATTAGTGATAAGTGCCAAGGAGAAAAAGTAGGTAAGTCAGGGAAAGGAGGTAAGAAGGGTCAGAggtacttggattttttttttttttttttttttttaatcaggggagcaggggaggcttTGCAAAGATGTTCACATTTGAGTAAAACTTGAAGTGTGAACAGGAGAAAATCCAGAGGAAAGCTTTCCAGGTAGACAGAACAGCAAGCACGAAGGCCGGGAGGCCGTGGTGAATGGGGTGAATATCAGTGTTCGGGGGACAAGGAGAGGGGGAGGTGGTGTGGCCCAcgtgggaagggtggggaggagtcAGAGAGGAGCCTGAGGAATTTCTGGGGTTTGCAGGTCACAGAGGGTTCGGGTTTTACTCCAGTGTCGTGGGGAGCCATTGGAGGAGTTTGAGCGCAAGAGGGACCCgactttgcattttgaaaagccccctctgcccctctgaccAGCTGAGAATAGGCTGCAAGGGGCAGGTGGGAACAGGGGGCACGGGCGAGGAGGCCATTGCTGTCGTGTGGTGACAGGATAAGGGGTTGGACCGGGGTGATCACAGCAAAGGCGGAATGAAGGGCCCAGACTCTAGAGGTGACCTTGAAAGTAGACCCGATGGGACTTGCTGGCGGAACAGAAGTGGGTGTGGGAAAAAGAGAGGGCAAGGGTGACCCACAGGTCCTTGCCCACGCAGGGAAGGGAGTGGCGCTGTCATTTACTGAGATTGGGGAGGATGCAGAAGGGAAGGCTGGGGGGCCATGCGACCAGGAGCTCAATTTGGGGCGTAGCAGTATTTGAACATGCCTGTTCGGCATCTAAGCAGAGGTATCAAAGTAGGCAAGATTTTTGTAAAacttgaacccccccccccccccccccctcctcaccagaaaacaacaacaacaacaacaacatctaTTAGCAAATGATACTCACTTTGCGGCTAGTTTCCTCCCAGGGGTTCCATTCATTAGCCTTccacctgcttttctttctgtgcGTGTTCTCTTTGATGGTGAGCACAATACGGGCAGAATTGGCCTAACTGTTCCAGAAGGTGGTCTCTCCCGCCAGGacttgttttgctgtttttctctaCCAAGAAGCCAGGGCTGGATTTTGGCAACCAGGCAGCCACATGTAAACGGGGtagggggcggcgggggggatCGCAGTCCAGAAAAATCCAGATGCATAGCTGAAGACAACTGGAttgtttgaacattttctttcagaGTTAGCTGCTGCTTGTCACAGAGACACGCAGACTTGATCAGCCGTCGCCGTTGGATCTGCAGGGTTCCTTTCTAGAGCACAGCCTACATCTCCGGCAGGGATGTGCTCCCAAGGAGAGGAGGCCTGGACTGGTAGGGCACCGGCTGGTGGCGAGGTTTCTGTGTGGGTCTCTTTGACCCCGGGGAGAGGCGGGTGGGAGGCACCTTGTCAGGGTTAGTGAAGGTGAAGTGCACGCGGTTGCCTTTCCCTCAGCCCCGACGTGCCCCAAGTTCGATGAGTCCAGGACTGTTCCAGACCACAAGGAAGGACTGCGGACTTCAGTGGGAAAGTtccaccctctcctcctccactcaaGAGTGTGGTTCCTCCCACTGCTGCTATATATCTGTCAGCTTTACGTAAGGGACCTTTGCGTTTAGAAGTAAGACACAGGAAAAGGCCTCGTTGCTCATGGAAGTACTGGTCGAAGTAACACGTACCCAGAGGCCACAGGGTCGTCAAGTAGGTAAACTTCCACGTCATCTCCCTGAAAACAGATGGTAATCTGATCAACTCCTGCGGCTGCTTTCTGTTTGTAGTCGGGAAAACCACGGGGGAGTCTTTCCGCCTTCATCTTAGAACAGCCTCATCCGTGGCTTTGAGTTGTTTCCTCTTGGCCAACCTATCACCAGCCCCTGCCCTGTGTCGTCTCTCCGGAAAGACGAGCACCAAAAGATGAGCAGCCTTCTGCCGCCCTTTGGGGCTTTACTTGAGCACAGTCCGTTTGACTGTCCGTGGACACCCCTGAACGCACGGTCCAAAGGAGCGGGGTCATCTGGTCCTTCCTCAGCCGTCCTGCCCAAAAGGCTAAACGTGCCACTTGGCACCCGGTACCTTCCTGCCTAACAACTTTGTAGACTCTGCTTGTCCCcgtccccctctcttttttgcctcccccgccccccacactgAAGGAGGCAATATCATAATGAAAGTTTCCCTCACCCCCACAGCGAAGAAACCTGTTGTcgatagccaaactatggagagagcccaaatgtccatcgactaatgaatggataaagaagatgtggtgtatatgtatgtgcacacacacacacacacacacacacacatacatattggactattactcagccatcaatgGGAATGAAGTCTCGCCATTTgcagccacgtggatggaactggaatgtttttatgctaagtgaaaaagagaaagacaaatactgtaagatttcactcatatgtggaatttaagaaacagatggaCTTacgggaagggggaagaaaaagaagagagggaaacaaaccacaagagacttttttttcaatgttttatttttgagagagagagagagagagagagaaacagagcacgagcaggggaggggcagagagagagggagacacagaatccgaagcaggctccaggctctgagcggtcagcacagagcccgacgcggggctcgaactcacggactgcgagatcgagacctgagttgaagtcggacgctcaaccgactgagccacccaggtgcccctaaaccacaagagactcttaatgatagagaacaaatgggttgatggagggaggtgggtgggagatgggctagatgggtggtgggtgctaaggagggcacttgtgacgagctctgggtgttgtatgtgatgaatcgctgaattctactcctgaaaccaatattgcactgtatgctactaactagaatttaaattttaaaacagcgagagaaggggtgcctggctagctcggTCGGTtcggtgtccgacttcagctcaagtcatgatcttacagtttgtgacttcgattcccacatcgggctttgcgctgacaatagggagcctgcttggggttcgctgtccctcccctacttgcactgtctctctcagagtgaataaataaacttaaaatgaggggggggggggaagaaaaaaacctgttgTCGGACTTGAAAAGCAAAAAAGTGTTTCCCTCTATCTCACTCGTCCTCTCTTTTCCCACATTTCTTCACCACATTTTCAACAAAGCGTATTGATTGTTTGCTGTTTGCCAAAGCACTGCTTTCGAGAGCGAGGGGCAGGACATGGTGCCcggttcctgccctcaaggagctttcTGATGGGAGAGGCAGCCACGAAAACGTGCAGAGAAATCCATGTTACAAGGCAGAACATTTATTTTGGTCCGGACACCCTCCCAGATACCGTATAGAATGAGCAGAGGAGTTCCATTCCCTGCTGTCCTTACATCGCTTTGCTGTTCTCTGGGGAAGTATTTCCTGAGAGGACATTAGTTAGGCTGTTTGTGGTCTCTTTACCCAGTTATGTGGACTCGGGATACTACATGTTGAGGAACCCAGGCTTTGTGGGCAGGCTGCCTGTA
The Panthera uncia isolate 11264 chromosome A2, Puncia_PCG_1.0, whole genome shotgun sequence genome window above contains:
- the MTURN gene encoding maturin produces the protein LCVFVLSSPSPVGAQHVWSESEDCLPFLQLAQDYISSCGKKTLHEVLEKVFKSFRPLLGLPDADDDAFEEYSADVEEEEPEADHPQMGVSQQ